In a single window of the Acyrthosiphon pisum isolate AL4f chromosome X, pea_aphid_22Mar2018_4r6ur, whole genome shotgun sequence genome:
- the LOC100168707 gene encoding 26S proteasome regulatory subunit 4 codes for MGQSYSSGDENKDKDKQKDKIRYKPPIPPRTYKKKKKINGPDIASKLPEVYPHSKCRLKLLKLERIKDYLLMEEEFIVNQEKLKPQEEKDEQDRSKVDELRGSPMAVGTLDEHIDDNHAIVSTSVGSKHYVSILSFVDRDQLEPGCTLLLNHKLHAVVGVLSDDTDPMVAVMKLDNAPLETYSDIGGLDQQIEEIKEAVELPLTHPEYYEEMGIQPPKGVILYGPPGTGKTLLAKAVANQTSATFLRVVGSELIQKYLGDGPKLVRELFRVAEQYSPSIVFIDEIDAVGTKRYNSNSGGEREIQRTMLELLNQLDGFDTRSDVKVIMATNRIESLDPALIRPGRIDRKIEFPLPNEKTKRHIFNIHTSRMALDSEVNLNELITIKDDISGADIKAICTEAGLMALRDRRMKITNEDFKKSKENVLYRKKDNIPEQLYS; via the exons ATG GGTCAAAGTTATTCTAGTGGTGAtgaaaataaagataaagaCAAGCAAAAAGATAAGATCCGGTATAAGCCACCAATCCCGCCGAGAACAtacaagaagaagaagaagataaaTGGTCCAGATATTGCTTCAAAACTACCAGAAG TTTATCCTCATTCAAAATGCCGTTTGAAATTGTTAAAACTGGAACGTATCAAGGATTATTTATTGATGGAAGAAGAATTTATAGTAAACCAAGAAAAATTGAAGCCTCAGGAAGAAAAAGatgaa CAAGACCGCTCAAAAGTAGATGAACTACGTGGAAGCCCGATGGCGGTAGGTACATTGGATGAACATATTGATGATAATCATGCAATTGTTTCAACTTCAGTTGGAAGTAAACATTATGTCAGCATTTTGTCATTTGTTGACAGAGATCAGTTGGAACCAGGATGCACTTTGCTACTCAACcacaaa CTCCATGCAGTGGTTGGAGTACTATCTGACGATACAGATCCTATGGTAGCTGTGATGAAACTTGACAATGCACCTCTTGAAACTTATAGTGACATTGGTGGCTTAGACCAACAAATTGAAGAAATCAAAGAAGCTGTTGAACTACCACTGACCCATCCTGAATATTATGAAGAAATGGGTATTCAGCCTCCCAAAGGGGTTATTCTGTATGGTCCTCCAGGAACAGGAAAAACCCTTTTAGCTAAAGCTGTTGCTAATCAGACTTCAGCAACATTCTTGAGGGTTGTTGGGTCTGAGCTTATACAAAAGTATTTG GGAGATGGTCCCAAATTGGTGCGAGAACTATTCCGCGTGGCTGAACAATATTCACCATCTATAGTATTCATTGATGAAATAGATGCAGTCGGTACTAAACGGTACAACTCAAACTCTGGTGGTGAACGTGAAATTCAGCGCACTATGTTGGAACTTCTTAATCAGTTGGATGGTTTTGATACACGGAGTGATGTCAAA GTGATTATGGCTACAAATCGTATTGAATCTCTGGACCCTGCTTTAATTCGTCCCGGTCGTATTGATCGTAAAATTGAATTCCCACTGCCAAATGAAAAAACTAAACGTCACATTTTCAACATACACACGTCGAGAATGGCATTGGATAGTGAAGTTAACTTGAATGAACTCATTACAATCAAGGATGATATTTCTGGTGCTGATATTAAg GCTATTTGTACTGAGGCAGGTCTGATGGCTCTTCGTGATCGTCGTATGAAAATAACTAACGAAGACTTCAAGAAGTCTAAAGAAAATGTGTTGTACCGCAAGAAAGATAACATTCCTGAACAACTGtattcataa